A genomic region of Leptolyngbya sp. NIES-2104 contains the following coding sequences:
- a CDS encoding response regulator encodes MVSHPGSFESAAIHVLLVEDNPDDAVLIRRTFLRAGREHWKLAQVERLEEAISICKEYRADTGQNFDVILLDLRLPDSTGLETVVRFRRAVPDVPVVVITAIDDEDLALASIRAGVQDYLTKDDITIQQLLRSVRFAIERSAALSQN; translated from the coding sequence ATGGTTTCTCACCCCGGTTCTTTTGAATCCGCTGCGATTCACGTTCTTTTGGTTGAGGACAACCCAGATGATGCCGTTTTAATTCGTCGAACTTTCTTAAGAGCAGGAAGAGAACATTGGAAACTTGCACAGGTTGAACGCTTGGAGGAAGCAATTTCAATTTGTAAAGAATACAGGGCAGATACCGGTCAGAACTTTGATGTGATTTTGCTCGATTTGCGGTTGCCAGATTCAACTGGACTAGAAACAGTGGTGCGCTTTCGACGAGCCGTTCCGGATGTTCCTGTAGTCGTGATTACTGCGATCGACGATGAAGATCTAGCACTCGCTTCAATTCGGGCAGGAGTTCAGGACTATTTAACCAAGGATGATATTACGATTCAGCAACTCTTGCGATCGGTGCGATTTGCGATCGAACGAAGTGCAGCCCTGAGTCAAAATTAG
- a CDS encoding 2TM domain-containing protein, translated as MPPRWSRIPDRKDADYRKLDDRMTFATHVALFAATNSGIWFFRTLQKADWDWSIWMTSAWLAVLVAHAIYIFAIADYSEPVAVAAPKATGFKPKEKPSKSTKR; from the coding sequence ATGCCTCCTCGTTGGTCTCGAATTCCCGATCGCAAAGATGCAGACTATCGCAAACTCGACGATCGTATGACGTTTGCGACTCACGTTGCTTTGTTTGCAGCGACCAATTCGGGAATTTGGTTTTTCCGTACGCTGCAAAAAGCGGATTGGGATTGGTCAATTTGGATGACTAGTGCTTGGCTTGCCGTGTTGGTGGCTCATGCGATTTATATTTTCGCGATCGCGGACTACTCAGAACCTGTTGCGGTGGCGGCTCCAAAGGCGACCGGATTCAAACCGAAAGAAAAACCATCAAAATCAACCAAGAGATAG
- a CDS encoding DUF3181 family protein, producing MATSSTSEAIEALAAEIGESVYIDVAKWHLYLNDAHLHTVLAERLFPLVSGGKTIQEDDVLKIVQSISVKLGGGKREVPLLDLLPMQCQVSLIDTLEEFQRNL from the coding sequence ATGGCAACCTCTAGTACTTCAGAAGCGATCGAAGCGTTGGCGGCTGAGATCGGAGAATCGGTTTATATCGATGTCGCAAAATGGCATCTCTATCTCAATGATGCTCACCTACACACGGTGCTGGCAGAGCGGCTGTTTCCGTTGGTTTCGGGCGGAAAAACGATTCAGGAAGATGATGTTTTGAAAATCGTTCAGAGCATTTCAGTGAAGTTGGGGGGTGGGAAGCGCGAGGTTCCGCTGCTCGATTTGCTGCCGATGCAATGTCAGGTGAGTTTGATTGATACGTTGGAAGAGTTTCAGCGCAATTTGTAG
- a CDS encoding protealysin inhibitor emfourin translates to MRVTLEQSGGFAGLMITKTIDTQDLSPSEAQQLEKLVRESNFFQLSSIGEAFPQPDRFGYTLSIELEGRSHSIEISETNMPKSVKPIVEWVQTRS, encoded by the coding sequence ATGCGCGTCACGCTTGAACAAAGTGGAGGATTCGCGGGGCTGATGATCACGAAAACGATCGATACTCAAGATCTCTCCCCGTCCGAAGCCCAACAGCTTGAAAAACTGGTAAGAGAGTCGAATTTCTTTCAGTTAAGTTCGATCGGCGAAGCTTTTCCACAACCGGATCGATTTGGATACACCTTATCAATCGAACTGGAAGGTCGATCTCATTCGATCGAGATCAGCGAAACGAACATGCCTAAATCAGTAAAACCGATCGTGGAATGGGTACAAACGCGATCGTGA
- a CDS encoding M4 family metallopeptidase — MKKFRRRCLSPCPICHIVPPHITDRIIINGNETQREWALQNLRASEQFRGRREAVGGFRVMASANEKRRTIYTAENQTTLPGKIVRGEGVAETSDVAVNEAYEGSGATYDFFKEIFQRESIDGDGMRLDSTVHYGQRYNNAFWNGSQMVYGDGDGELFNRFTISIDVIGHELTHGVTQNEAALIYRGQSGALNESFSDVFGILIKQKVLNQTAEQADWLIGEGLLTAKVNGTALRSMKAPGTAYDDKVLGKDPQPAEMKNLYTGTADNGGVHINSGIPNRAFYLTATAIGGYAWEKAGKIWYLALTERLRPSSNFRTAARVTSTIAAELYGSNSNEQKAVQTAWKTVGVT, encoded by the coding sequence ATGAAAAAATTCCGCCGCCGCTGTCTCTCTCCCTGTCCGATTTGCCACATCGTGCCGCCGCATATCACCGATCGCATCATTATCAACGGCAACGAAACTCAGCGAGAATGGGCATTACAGAATTTACGCGCTTCAGAACAGTTTCGCGGACGACGCGAGGCGGTCGGCGGATTTCGCGTGATGGCTTCTGCGAACGAAAAACGCCGCACGATTTACACGGCTGAAAACCAAACCACGCTACCCGGAAAAATTGTTCGGGGTGAAGGGGTTGCCGAGACAAGCGATGTAGCAGTAAATGAAGCCTATGAAGGATCAGGCGCAACCTACGACTTCTTTAAAGAAATCTTCCAGCGAGAATCGATCGATGGCGATGGAATGCGCTTAGATTCGACGGTTCACTATGGGCAACGCTACAATAACGCCTTTTGGAACGGGAGCCAGATGGTTTATGGTGATGGCGATGGGGAGTTATTTAATCGATTCACGATCTCGATCGATGTCATTGGTCATGAACTAACGCATGGTGTAACGCAAAACGAAGCCGCCCTCATTTATCGAGGACAGTCTGGGGCGTTGAATGAGTCTTTTTCCGATGTGTTTGGCATTTTGATCAAGCAAAAAGTTCTGAATCAAACCGCAGAGCAAGCCGATTGGTTAATTGGGGAAGGCTTATTGACCGCCAAAGTCAATGGAACCGCCTTGCGATCGATGAAAGCTCCTGGAACCGCCTACGATGATAAAGTTCTTGGCAAAGATCCCCAGCCTGCGGAGATGAAAAACCTTTACACGGGCACAGCGGACAATGGCGGCGTTCACATTAATTCTGGGATTCCGAATCGCGCCTTTTATCTGACCGCAACTGCGATCGGGGGATATGCCTGGGAAAAAGCTGGAAAAATTTGGTACCTCGCTCTCACAGAACGGTTACGCCCCTCGTCGAATTTCCGCACCGCTGCACGAGTGACTTCGACGATCGCAGCAGAACTTTATGGCTCCAACAGCAACGAACAGAAAGCCGTTCAAACTGCCTGGAAAACGGTTGGTGTTACTTAA
- a CDS encoding VCBS repeat-containing protein produces the protein MGVNPLTSATDSSAALLDSETIQSSLIGDRSLTAAFQLGGSSATVNLLSRNAASGDTQIWSVNGLNSASRRNLPKESDANWQVSGIADFNRDGQQDFLWRDLRTGAVRIWQINGDTAQTITLGTVADLGWQISGLADFNNDGSADIVWQNRRSGEVVLWYLDHTTVTWGGMVGSVGASAWRIQSVTDLNNDGSPDLLWYNTNSAETVFWLFRNGKPFSGAMMNAAPSNDWKIASVGDFNGDRSSDLFWRNDRTGETQFWLYNGTQRSQVLAGTSIAASWQSLSTTDLNQDGTTDLLWRNPATGELLAWFVQNGAVNSSANVLTESDLDWQPIAALERSTAPLITPTQSTVRTGTITSAGTLATAEIQAPTFTRRDRVNSGNTSDFYRFTIGQSGIFTAGLTGLTGDADARLIQDTNGNGAIDNGEIVAWQWERGTANESIRRFINAGTYFVQVSSYSNQTADYTLSTNFTGAASDPLQFRIELSFADTLTGLNSAARDAINQAARFWEGVILGASSILGASSLSISIAGQSFTAQDGTADTGTLALSGPSLTLDAADNIVITRGTSTLNSRRFAEFNSNPLYLRDIMIHELAHVFGFGTLWEPLEFSFTDGSKLLAGKNWINRTNATYRADSYAGWAYGDLLGTATPTAIPIEPQIFFHWDETRFDTESMTPFAETPGTPMPMSALTLGALRDLGWSVNFGAVQPYTLPAVRSAPVLTSASPGATTAGLAAYKCACGRCLSAIRTDALSPRLTDAIAA, from the coding sequence ATGGGAGTAAACCCTTTAACGTCTGCAACCGATTCATCGGCAGCCTTGCTAGATTCAGAAACCATTCAATCTTCGCTCATTGGCGATCGAAGTCTCACTGCTGCGTTTCAATTAGGAGGTTCTTCTGCAACAGTCAATCTGTTGTCTCGAAATGCTGCTAGCGGTGACACTCAGATTTGGTCGGTGAATGGTTTGAATTCGGCAAGTCGGCGAAATTTGCCCAAAGAATCTGATGCCAACTGGCAGGTTTCTGGCATTGCTGATTTCAATCGTGACGGTCAACAGGATTTTCTCTGGCGTGACTTAAGAACAGGAGCTGTCCGCATTTGGCAGATAAATGGGGACACGGCTCAAACGATCACACTAGGTACAGTTGCGGATCTGGGCTGGCAAATTTCTGGACTAGCAGACTTTAACAACGATGGCTCAGCCGATATTGTTTGGCAGAATCGACGCAGCGGAGAAGTGGTTCTCTGGTATCTCGATCATACAACGGTGACCTGGGGCGGAATGGTTGGCTCAGTCGGGGCTAGTGCTTGGCGCATTCAAAGCGTCACCGACCTCAACAACGACGGAAGTCCTGATCTTCTCTGGTACAACACCAACAGTGCTGAAACGGTTTTTTGGCTGTTTAGAAATGGCAAGCCGTTTAGCGGAGCCATGATGAACGCGGCTCCAAGCAACGATTGGAAGATTGCAAGTGTCGGAGACTTTAACGGCGATCGTAGTTCTGATTTGTTCTGGCGCAACGATCGCACTGGAGAAACACAATTCTGGCTGTACAACGGCACTCAGCGATCGCAGGTTCTCGCTGGAACCTCGATCGCTGCATCTTGGCAATCTTTGAGCACGACCGATCTTAATCAAGATGGCACAACAGATTTACTTTGGAGAAATCCTGCAACCGGAGAACTGTTAGCCTGGTTTGTACAAAATGGTGCTGTCAACAGTTCTGCTAATGTTCTAACCGAATCAGATTTAGACTGGCAACCAATCGCAGCACTCGAACGCTCTACGGCTCCGTTAATCACGCCAACTCAATCCACGGTTCGCACCGGAACAATTACGAGCGCTGGAACCCTCGCCACCGCAGAGATTCAAGCCCCAACTTTCACCCGTCGCGATCGCGTCAATTCTGGAAACACCAGCGACTTTTATCGTTTCACGATCGGGCAATCCGGTATTTTCACGGCTGGACTCACGGGATTAACCGGAGATGCAGACGCGCGGTTGATTCAGGATACCAATGGCAACGGCGCGATCGACAATGGCGAGATTGTCGCGTGGCAATGGGAACGCGGCACCGCAAATGAATCGATTCGGCGATTTATTAATGCCGGAACTTATTTTGTCCAAGTCTCCAGCTACAGCAATCAAACCGCTGACTATACGCTTTCTACGAACTTTACGGGGGCAGCAAGCGACCCGCTGCAATTCCGCATCGAGCTAAGTTTTGCAGACACCTTAACCGGACTGAATTCGGCGGCGCGAGATGCGATTAATCAAGCAGCGAGATTTTGGGAAGGGGTGATTCTTGGAGCGAGTTCGATTCTTGGAGCGAGTTCATTGTCGATCTCTATCGCGGGTCAAAGCTTCACCGCTCAAGATGGCACAGCGGACACCGGAACGCTTGCGTTATCAGGACCTTCACTGACGCTTGATGCTGCCGATAACATCGTAATTACACGGGGAACCTCAACGCTCAATAGCCGTAGATTTGCGGAGTTCAACTCTAATCCGCTTTATCTGCGCGACATCATGATTCATGAATTGGCTCATGTATTTGGGTTTGGGACGCTTTGGGAGCCGTTAGAATTCTCGTTTACAGATGGATCAAAGCTGTTAGCAGGTAAAAATTGGATCAATCGCACGAATGCGACCTACAGAGCCGATAGCTATGCGGGCTGGGCTTATGGAGATTTACTTGGAACAGCGACCCCGACTGCAATCCCGATCGAGCCGCAAATCTTTTTCCACTGGGATGAGACGCGATTCGATACAGAATCGATGACCCCATTTGCGGAAACTCCGGGCACGCCGATGCCGATGAGCGCCTTAACACTGGGAGCGCTACGAGATTTGGGCTGGAGCGTGAATTTTGGAGCGGTTCAACCTTACACACTGCCAGCAGTGCGATCGGCTCCAGTTTTAACAAGTGCGAGTCCGGGAGCTACCACCGCAGGACTCGCGGCGTATAAGTGTGCATGTGGACGATGCTTGAGTGCGATCCGAACGGATGCGCTATCCCCTCGATTGACGGATGCGATCGCGGCTTAG
- a CDS encoding DUF4870 domain-containing protein, with protein sequence MQSTGQQKLLSALCHGSIFFSATLVSIGIPIVILLITDDWVIKDNAREALNFHINLYVYALLGGLLFITVVGIPIAFIIWGGLAICSWLLPILAIVKVLDRPSQPYRYPFILRLL encoded by the coding sequence ATGCAATCCACTGGACAGCAAAAACTACTCTCAGCTCTATGTCACGGATCAATTTTCTTTAGCGCGACTCTGGTGTCGATCGGAATTCCGATCGTTATTTTATTAATCACGGACGATTGGGTGATTAAAGATAACGCTCGTGAAGCACTCAATTTTCATATCAATCTATACGTATATGCGCTTTTAGGCGGTCTCCTTTTTATTACAGTGGTAGGAATTCCAATTGCGTTCATCATCTGGGGCGGTTTAGCGATTTGTAGCTGGTTGCTGCCGATCCTGGCGATTGTTAAAGTGCTCGATCGTCCAAGTCAACCGTATCGCTACCCATTTATTCTCCGGTTGCTGTAA
- the prfC gene encoding peptide chain release factor 3, which yields MTIELESELQKAVERRRNFAIISHPDAGKTTLTEKLLLYGGAIHEAGAVKARRAQRHATSDWMAMEQQRGISITSTVLQFEYEQCQINLLDTPGHQDFSEDTYRTLAAADNAVMLIDAAKGLEPQTRKLFEVCRMRSLPIFTFVNKLDRPGRSPIELMDEIEQELGLQTYAVNYPIGMGDQFKGVFDRRTRKIHLFERSLHGSREARNTVIDLGDPNIETLLEKELYYQFKDELELIEGIGSEFDLDAIHTGQMTPIFFGSAMTNFGVELFLNSFLDYALKPGTHVSTKGEIEPTYPEFSGFVFKLQANMDPKHRDRVAFVRVCSGKFEKDMIVSHARTGKTVRLSRPQKLFAQDREVIEEAYPGDVIGLNNPGVFAIGDTIYNGQRLEYEGIPCFSPELFAFLRNPNPSKFKQFRKGVSELREEGAVQIMYSADESKRDPILAAVGQLQMEVVQFRLQNEYGVETLVEYLPYTVARWVDGGWEALEKVGRVFNTLAVKDSWERPVLLFRNEWNCQQLQGDHPELQLNAIAPVVSGKQPVDI from the coding sequence ATGACGATCGAACTTGAGTCTGAGTTGCAAAAAGCCGTGGAGCGGCGACGAAATTTCGCGATTATTTCTCACCCGGATGCCGGGAAGACAACGCTGACCGAAAAACTGTTGCTGTACGGAGGTGCAATTCACGAGGCGGGAGCGGTGAAAGCTCGTCGTGCTCAGCGTCATGCCACTTCGGACTGGATGGCAATGGAGCAACAGCGGGGAATTTCGATCACCTCAACGGTGCTGCAATTCGAGTACGAACAGTGTCAGATTAATTTGCTCGATACTCCCGGACACCAAGATTTTAGTGAAGACACGTATCGAACGCTGGCGGCGGCGGATAATGCGGTGATGCTGATCGATGCTGCGAAAGGATTAGAGCCGCAGACTCGGAAATTATTTGAAGTTTGCCGAATGCGATCGCTGCCGATTTTCACCTTTGTTAATAAGCTCGATCGTCCCGGACGTAGCCCGATCGAATTGATGGACGAAATCGAGCAAGAATTAGGATTGCAAACGTACGCCGTGAATTACCCGATCGGCATGGGCGATCAATTTAAAGGGGTATTCGATCGACGCACCCGCAAAATTCACTTATTCGAGCGGAGTCTGCATGGAAGCCGGGAAGCGCGAAACACGGTCATTGATCTAGGCGATCCGAATATCGAAACGCTGCTAGAAAAAGAACTTTACTATCAGTTCAAAGATGAATTGGAATTAATTGAGGGCATTGGCTCAGAATTTGATCTCGATGCGATTCACACAGGTCAAATGACTCCAATCTTTTTCGGCAGTGCAATGACCAATTTCGGGGTTGAACTGTTCTTAAATTCGTTCCTCGATTACGCACTAAAACCGGGAACGCATGTCAGCACGAAAGGCGAGATCGAGCCAACCTATCCCGAATTTTCCGGCTTTGTGTTCAAGCTTCAGGCAAACATGGACCCGAAACATCGCGATCGTGTCGCCTTTGTACGGGTGTGTTCCGGCAAGTTCGAGAAAGATATGATCGTGAGCCATGCCCGAACTGGAAAAACGGTACGGCTCTCTCGTCCTCAGAAATTATTTGCTCAAGATCGTGAAGTGATCGAAGAAGCATATCCCGGCGATGTGATCGGCTTGAATAATCCGGGCGTTTTCGCGATCGGGGACACGATTTACAACGGTCAGCGCCTCGAATACGAAGGCATTCCCTGCTTCTCGCCGGAATTGTTTGCATTCTTGAGAAATCCAAACCCTTCAAAATTCAAACAATTCCGTAAAGGAGTGTCTGAACTGCGTGAGGAAGGTGCGGTTCAGATCATGTATTCCGCAGACGAATCGAAACGCGATCCAATTCTCGCAGCGGTTGGACAACTGCAAATGGAAGTGGTGCAATTCCGTTTACAAAACGAATACGGAGTCGAAACCCTGGTGGAGTATTTACCTTATACGGTGGCTCGCTGGGTTGACGGTGGTTGGGAAGCTCTGGAAAAAGTGGGGCGCGTTTTCAACACGTTAGCGGTTAAGGATAGCTGGGAACGTCCGGTTTTGCTGTTCCGCAATGAGTGGAACTGTCAGCAGTTGCAAGGAGATCATCCGGAATTGCAATTAAACGCGATTGCGCCTGTGGTTTCGGGTAAACAACCGGTGGATATTTAA
- a CDS encoding HetZ-related protein 2: protein MTRAEQIAAEWRSQLKTDLSRSSETTRESIVRWLLGEDLNRFDEYTPERFDIEVQAMDYRYRILIQRYFETPPQRAYRNLIQRLGSIFVIRNKISTWIALSRDRQTTVVDVLQEVIQDLMQNDKYMQEQVGWIAQCTDDARLRNAIVLTATEEYCLRPIRNQPLLVYRFVNYQKRTQRAGMTQVPAADFIRLVSEEVAPDDSEGSVSLLDGEAMAQFQEEQAQQQQQELRSAIVKQFEDYLTEKVGSDAAQWLRLYLQGKTQEAIAQMLDMPIKQVYRLREKVNYHAVRVFAQKNQPELVTEWLGR, encoded by the coding sequence ATGACACGAGCAGAACAAATTGCAGCCGAATGGCGCTCGCAGCTAAAGACTGACCTTTCACGCAGCAGTGAGACGACTCGTGAAAGCATCGTCCGATGGTTGCTTGGTGAAGATCTTAACCGCTTTGACGAGTACACACCTGAACGCTTCGACATCGAAGTACAGGCGATGGATTACCGCTATCGTATTCTCATACAGCGTTATTTTGAAACACCGCCCCAACGCGCTTATCGTAATTTGATTCAGCGGTTGGGCAGTATATTTGTCATAAGGAACAAAATTAGCACCTGGATCGCCTTATCTCGCGATCGCCAAACTACGGTCGTTGATGTCTTACAAGAAGTCATCCAGGATTTAATGCAGAACGATAAGTATATGCAGGAGCAAGTCGGCTGGATTGCTCAATGTACCGACGATGCTCGATTAAGAAATGCGATCGTGCTGACCGCAACTGAAGAATACTGTCTCCGTCCAATCCGTAATCAACCGCTACTCGTTTATCGCTTTGTCAATTATCAAAAACGAACGCAACGAGCAGGAATGACGCAAGTTCCCGCCGCTGATTTTATCCGATTAGTTTCAGAAGAGGTGGCACCGGATGACTCTGAAGGCTCGGTGAGTCTGCTGGATGGAGAAGCAATGGCGCAATTCCAGGAGGAGCAAGCTCAACAACAACAGCAAGAACTCCGAAGCGCGATCGTGAAACAGTTCGAGGATTATCTGACCGAAAAAGTAGGCAGTGATGCCGCTCAGTGGTTGCGGCTATATTTACAGGGCAAGACGCAAGAAGCGATCGCGCAAATGCTCGATATGCCGATTAAGCAAGTGTATCGATTGCGCGAGAAGGTGAATTATCATGCGGTGCGGGTGTTCGCTCAGAAGAATCAGCCAGAATTGGTCACGGAATGGCTTGGTCGTTAA
- a CDS encoding sugar transferase has product MFNPTVDPSIPDSQIASSNFKVPHRSTTSVLKRMIDICGSLIGLLLMGMVLIPIAIAIRLDSPGPIFYSQERHGLLGKSFRMHKFRSMIDGADALKSQVENEANGLIFKNSQDPRITRVGRFLRKTSLDELPQFWNVLRGDMSLVGTRPPTSDEVSRYADHHWQRLNVKPGLTGEWQVNGRSTVKDFEDIVQMDLRYQAIWSPLYDLVLIVKTIYVIVLRRGAF; this is encoded by the coding sequence ATGTTTAACCCTACGGTTGATCCGTCGATTCCTGATTCTCAGATTGCATCTTCCAATTTCAAGGTTCCTCATCGATCGACGACTTCAGTTTTAAAGCGAATGATTGATATCTGCGGCAGTCTGATAGGGCTGCTGCTTATGGGAATGGTATTGATTCCGATTGCGATCGCGATTCGGCTCGATAGTCCAGGACCGATCTTTTATAGCCAAGAGCGACATGGACTGCTGGGTAAGTCGTTTCGGATGCACAAGTTTCGATCGATGATTGATGGTGCAGACGCGCTAAAGTCTCAGGTCGAAAATGAAGCGAATGGCTTGATTTTTAAGAACAGCCAAGACCCCCGTATTACTCGTGTGGGGCGGTTTCTGCGTAAGACAAGTTTGGATGAATTACCGCAGTTTTGGAATGTGCTGCGGGGAGATATGAGCTTGGTTGGAACTCGCCCGCCGACTTCAGATGAGGTTTCGCGGTATGCGGATCATCACTGGCAGCGATTAAACGTGAAGCCAGGATTGACCGGGGAATGGCAGGTAAATGGTCGATCGACGGTGAAAGATTTTGAGGATATTGTGCAGATGGATCTGCGATATCAGGCGATTTGGTCGCCGCTTTATGATTTGGTGCTGATTGTAAAAACGATTTACGTCATTGTGTTGCGACGCGGGGCGTTTTAG
- the galE gene encoding UDP-glucose 4-epimerase GalE, translating to MSSEKPIVLVTGGAGYIGSHAVLALQAAGYEVVVFDNLVYGHRDIVESVLKVELIEGDTNDRELLDRVFASRPFSAVMHFAAYAYVGESVSQPDKYYRNNVTGTLTLLEAMVAAGIKNFVFSSTCATYGVPKTVPIPEDHPQDPINPYGATKLMVERILADFDRAYDFKSVAFRYFNAAGADPDGRLGEDHQPETHLIPLVLMAALGKRDSISIYGTDYPTPDGTCIRDYIHVTDLAEAHVLGLDYLLKGGDSARFNLGNGNGFSVREVIEMARKVTRRSISAIECDRRPGDPPALVGSAEKARSVLGWNPQYADLEKILTHAWIWHQKRHG from the coding sequence GTGTCATCTGAAAAGCCGATCGTATTAGTGACTGGGGGAGCCGGATATATCGGTTCTCATGCTGTTCTTGCTCTGCAAGCTGCGGGCTATGAAGTCGTTGTGTTTGATAATTTAGTCTACGGACATCGCGATATTGTCGAGTCGGTGCTGAAAGTCGAGTTAATCGAGGGCGATACCAACGATCGAGAATTACTCGATCGAGTCTTTGCCTCACGTCCGTTTAGTGCGGTGATGCACTTCGCTGCTTACGCATACGTCGGTGAATCGGTCAGCCAACCGGATAAGTATTACCGCAATAATGTCACCGGAACGCTGACCTTGCTCGAAGCGATGGTCGCGGCTGGAATTAAAAATTTCGTCTTTTCTTCAACTTGCGCGACGTACGGTGTTCCGAAAACGGTGCCGATTCCTGAAGATCATCCGCAAGATCCGATCAATCCGTACGGAGCGACGAAATTAATGGTTGAGCGAATTTTAGCGGACTTCGATCGAGCTTATGATTTCAAATCAGTCGCATTCCGATATTTCAATGCGGCTGGGGCTGATCCCGATGGTCGCTTGGGTGAGGATCATCAGCCTGAAACGCATTTGATTCCGCTTGTATTGATGGCAGCGTTAGGTAAGCGAGATTCGATTTCAATTTATGGAACGGACTACCCGACCCCGGATGGAACTTGTATTCGGGACTATATTCACGTGACTGATTTAGCCGAGGCGCATGTGCTCGGATTAGATTATTTGCTCAAAGGGGGAGATTCTGCCCGATTTAATTTAGGGAACGGGAACGGGTTTTCGGTACGTGAAGTGATCGAGATGGCGCGGAAAGTGACGAGGCGATCGATTTCTGCGATCGAATGCGATCGTCGTCCGGGTGATCCGCCTGCCTTGGTTGGAAGTGCGGAAAAAGCGCGATCGGTTTTAGGTTGGAATCCTCAATATGCGGATCTTGAAAAAATTCTGACCCACGCCTGGATATGGCACCAAAAACGACATGGGTAA
- a CDS encoding YdcF family protein: MVLLVTDVFVLLTQVLLWVVVGLFAWYVLLRLLPRPFLGGLVLLLLLGVAAFTFYRGAPEQGLVGDIFRIIAIPFSPLGVILILLLIAFSELLRGGKLSRTGLIVLRVAIPALLILSIPAVSYFLAQRAEAEAIEIARPVGAESLPAGARRVIVTLAQDTTRLQLRPRTQAPPAAPAPTPPQLIPPPSPIPAGSFTLLADQPVQLTESGDILTYTQQIYNEERARGTAPLVIVSAGDRPERLRRAGESVNEVSEAADARRFLQDLGIPPGDIIGDSNSPTIQQSAVNVRQELQRRGINFGNQLILIDSAIQMNRAALTFNREFNNNNIPLTVIARPTNFFTLPQREALRGRAQGRDVVERNLQLADLLPSIDALSLSSKVINEYLASIYYFLRGWIRPVRTTI, translated from the coding sequence ATGGTTTTATTAGTAACTGATGTATTCGTTCTGTTGACTCAGGTGTTGCTCTGGGTCGTAGTAGGACTATTTGCTTGGTATGTTCTATTGCGACTGTTACCGAGACCGTTTCTCGGTGGATTAGTGTTGCTTCTACTACTCGGAGTCGCAGCGTTTACATTCTACAGAGGTGCACCCGAACAGGGACTCGTCGGCGATATCTTCCGAATTATCGCCATTCCGTTTAGTCCACTCGGCGTTATTTTGATTCTGCTGCTGATTGCATTTTCGGAACTGCTCAGAGGCGGCAAATTATCGAGAACGGGGTTAATCGTGCTGCGGGTTGCGATTCCAGCACTATTAATTTTAAGTATTCCAGCGGTGTCGTATTTCTTAGCGCAAAGAGCGGAGGCAGAAGCGATCGAGATTGCGCGTCCAGTCGGAGCAGAATCGCTGCCAGCGGGAGCGAGACGTGTGATTGTTACACTGGCACAAGACACAACGCGATTACAGCTCAGACCGAGGACGCAAGCCCCTCCAGCGGCTCCCGCTCCGACTCCTCCACAATTGATTCCACCGCCTTCACCGATTCCAGCGGGATCATTCACGCTGTTGGCGGATCAGCCTGTGCAATTAACTGAGAGTGGGGACATTTTGACGTACACTCAGCAGATCTATAACGAGGAACGGGCGCGGGGAACGGCTCCTTTGGTGATTGTGAGTGCAGGCGATCGACCTGAACGACTGCGACGGGCTGGAGAATCGGTGAATGAAGTTTCTGAAGCAGCGGATGCAAGACGGTTTCTGCAAGATCTGGGCATTCCACCGGGAGACATTATTGGGGATTCCAACAGTCCGACGATTCAACAGAGCGCGGTGAATGTGCGGCAGGAATTACAGCGCCGGGGTATCAATTTTGGAAATCAATTAATTTTGATTGATTCAGCCATTCAGATGAATCGTGCAGCCTTGACCTTCAATCGGGAATTCAACAACAACAATATCCCGCTGACGGTGATTGCCCGTCCGACGAATTTCTTCACGCTGCCACAGAGAGAGGCGTTACGGGGTCGGGCGCAAGGACGCGATGTGGTTGAGCGAAATCTTCAGCTTGCGGATTTGCTGCCTAGTATTGATGCGCTGTCACTCAGTTCTAAAGTGATTAATGAGTATCTCGCTTCGATCTATTACTTCTTGAGGGGTTGGATTCGACCCGTTCGGACAACGATTTAA